The following proteins are co-located in the Solanum pennellii chromosome 1, SPENNV200 genome:
- the LOC107020435 gene encoding uncharacterized protein LOC107020435, with product MGDNNDEVSLTDVVVAQPTVAEKNELIAQLMQQIDEMRVEMQRRQDTPPPGCGPNFVGATPPIYFPSSNMDPTQNQPSTLVDNPTTFQVPIPAEHEVHGSELDHYEEQEREWKAREEAKIDIKEEIKRAMKELQCIPDVAGLSFAELCILPDLNLPKGFKILKFDTFGGVDNPMAHLRYYDQLMGVGKDEALLMRLFSQSLCGEALEWFTSHETRQWPSLSTLAKDFIDRFAYNVEIVPDRYSIEKMKQKLTESYGEFAYRWRKEAARVRPPMTEKEIVEVFVRVQEPEYYDRIILLIRAKFAEIVKVGETIEDGLKSGKIARVSASPGSSGLLRKKREEVAAVSYGEEKLPGTRRSNYRAPSPTFHVQAPAYQNPLPNCQAPVPNYQTNPYPRTQVPRPNTRNYQQVPPLQQSGYDPSRPRFQKRPSRNFTKLAESQTKLFERLSAAEYIHPVGPKPVDINSMFYKPEQRCAYHSNSVGHDTENCINHKHKIQDLIDQEAVAWVPSKTLVKPKFVIETAVAQGMTRSGRCYTPDELALGGQKKDHAKRPISEAEEKEFWRRMQPKDYYIVKHLEKTPA from the exons ATGGGAGACAATAACGACGAAGTTAGTCTCACAGACGTTGTGGTGGCTCAGCCCACCGTAGCCGAGAAGAATGAACTGATCGCCCAACTGATGCAGCAGATAGATGAGATGAGAGTTGAAATGCAACGGAGGCAGGATACCCCTCCACCCGGATGTGGCCCTAATTTTGTTGGTGCAACACCTCCGATTTACTTCCCTTCGTCAAACATGGATCCAACTCAGAACCAGCCGTCAACACTTGTGGATAATCC AACCACCTTCCAAGTTCCCATTCCTGCCGAGCATGAGGTGCACGGTTCCGAGTTGGATCACTACGAGGAACAGGAGAGAGAATGGAAGGCAAGAGAAGAAGCGAAGATCGACATAAAGGAGGAGATCAAAAGGGCTATGAAAGAGCTACAGTGCATCCCAGACGTCGCCGGACTGAGTTTTGCAGAATTGTGTATCCTCCCAGATTTGAACCTTCCCAAAGGGTTCAAAATTCTGAAGTTTGATACCTTCGGAGGAGTAGACAACCCCATGGCCCATTTGAGATACTACGACCAGCTCATGGGAGTTGGCAAGGATGAGGCTTTATTGATGAGGCTTTTCAGCCAGAGTCTGTGCGGGGAGGCCCTCGAGTGGTTTACGTCACACGAAACCAGGCAGTGGCCCAGTTTGAGCACGCTAGCTAAAGACTTCATTGACCGATTTGCGTACAATGTTGAGATAGTCCCTGATCGGTATTCTATAGAGAAAATGAAGCAGAAACTGACTGAAAGCTATGGGGAATTTGCCTATAGATGGAGAAAAGAAGCAGCAAGGGTGAGGCCTCCAATGACTGAAAAGGAGATTGTAGAAGTGTTTGTACGGGTTCAAGAGCCCGAATACTATGACAGAATCATTTTGTTAATCAGAGCCAAATTCGCCGAGATAGTCAAAGTTGGCGAGACTATCGAAGACGGCCTGAAGTCGGGGAAGATAGCCCGAGTATCCGCGTCACCTGGATCTTCTGGATTGCTGAGGAAGAAGAGAGAGGAAGTTGCCGCTGTTTCCTATGGGGAAGAAAAACTCCCAGGAACTCGTCGC TCGAACTACCGAGCACCTTCCCCCACTTTTCATGTCCAAGCTCCAGCATATCAAAATCCCCTCCCGAATTGTCAAGCTCCAGTGCCAAATTACCAGACAAATCCCTACCCTAGAACCCAAGTTCCTCGCCCAAATACCCGCAATTATCAACAGGTTCCTCCCCTTCAGCAAAGCGGTTATGATCCTTCTCGTCCCAGGTTTCAAAAAAGGCCTTCGAGGAACTTTACCAAATTGGCTGAAAGCCAGACCAAACTATTCGAAAGACTATCCGCGGCCGAATACATCCACCCTGTGGGGCCCAAGCCCGTGGATATCAACTCTATGTTCTACAAACCGGAGCaaagatgtgcttatcattccaacagtgttggACATGACACAGAAAACTGTATCAATCATAAGCACAAGATCCAGGATCTGATCGATCAGGAG GCTGTTGCCTGGGTGCCCTCAAAAACTCTCGTCAAACCCAAGTTTGTCATCGAAACTGCCGTGGCCCAAGGCATGACCAGGTCCGGAAGATGCTACACTCCTGATGAGCTTGCTCTAGGAGGACAGAAGAAAGACCATGCTAAGAGGCCAATAAGCGAAGCAGAAGAAAAAGAGTTCTGGAGGAGGATGCAACCGAAAGATTATTACATTGTCAAACACTTGGAGAAGACTCCGGCTTAG
- the LOC107020447 gene encoding uncharacterized protein LOC107020447, translated as MYRRTPDLSLLRCVDAGEAVRLIEQIHAVVSAWGMDVIGPIEPADSNGHRFILVAIDYFTKFGVPESIITDNGANLNSHLMRDICEQFKIIHRMLTAYRPQMNGAVEAANKNIKMILRKMIDKHRGWHEMLPSALLGYRTTVRTSTGATPYLLVYGTEAVIPVEVEIPSLRIIQEAELSNAEWVSKWIDQLALTDEKGMIVVCHGQLYRQRMTRTFHKRVRARDFEVGQLVLKRIFPHQDEYKGKFAPNWQGPYMVRKVLSGGALVLLEMDGSVRPKPINSDVVKRYYV; from the exons ATgtataggaggactccagatttaAGTCTTTTGAGATGTGTGGATGCTGGTGAAGCTGTGAGgcttattgaacagatacatgctgTAGTTAGCG cttggggaatggatgtcatcggtcctATAGAGCCGGCCGATTCTAATGGACACAGATTcattttggttgccattgattatttcaccaa ATTTGGAGTtccagaatccatcattactgataacgGTGCAAATCTCAATAGTCATttgatgagagatatatgtgagcaatttaaGATTATTCATCGAATGTTAACTGCTTATCGCCCCCAAATGAACGGAGCTGTAGAGGCCgccaacaagaatatcaaaatgattttgaggaaaatgattgacaaacATCGAGGTTGGCATGAAATGTTGCCATCTGCTTTACTAGGATATCGAACGACGGTCAGGACATCGACTGGTGCTACTCCATACTTGCTAGTGTACGGAACAGAGGCAGTCATACCTGTTGAAGTCGAGATACCATCATTGAggatcatccaagaagctgaaTTAAGTAACGCTGAGTGGGTTAGCAAATGGATTGATCAACTAGCTTTGACTGATGAAAAGGGAATGATTGTTGTTTGCCATGGCCAGTTGTATAGACAGAGAATGACCCGCACCTTTCACAAAAGAGTAAGAGCAAGAGATTTTGAAGTTGGTCAGTTGGTTCTTAAGcgtatttttcctcatcaagacgagTACAAAGGAAAGTTCGCACCAAACTGGCAGGGTCCTTACATGGTTCGTaaagtattatctggaggtgctttggtcctgtTAGAGATGGATGGCAGTGTAAGGCCTAAACCTATCAACTCAGATGTTGTCAAGAGATACTATGTGTGA